A portion of the Bifidobacterium sp. ESL0800 genome contains these proteins:
- the rpsF gene encoding 30S ribosomal protein S6 codes for MSAHKYELMFIADPELDERALKKLTQEYMEIVTKEGGSVSDPDIWGRRKLAYEIDGKNEGNYVVVNYSCEPATSDELDRVLNLNESVIRTKILRKDVK; via the coding sequence ATGTCTGCACACAAGTATGAACTGATGTTCATCGCCGATCCGGAGCTTGACGAACGAGCCCTGAAGAAGCTGACCCAAGAGTATATGGAAATCGTCACCAAAGAGGGCGGTTCCGTTTCCGACCCCGATATCTGGGGACGCCGCAAGCTTGCCTATGAGATCGATGGCAAGAACGAAGGCAACTATGTCGTGGTCAACTACAGCTGCGAGCCGGCGACGAGCGACGAGCTCGACCGCGTTCTGAACCTGAACGAGTCCGTAATCCGCACGAAGATTCTTCGCAAGGATGTCAAGTAA
- a CDS encoding single-stranded DNA-binding protein, with protein sequence MAAGDTVITIIGNLTADPELRTIGSGASVASFTIASTPRTFNRQTQQWEDGNALFMRCSAWRDMADHCASSLAKGMRVIAQGRLQQRSYTANDGSNRTVVEMTVDEIGPSLRYATAQVQRQSSSNGGFQGGSRNNGGYNGGAGNNGGGYNRGGNGGYQGGAGYSGGASAGQSQPQGQPQTGSDPWGSSANSGDGFSTFGGSSDFGGDSDEPEF encoded by the coding sequence ATGGCAGCAGGAGATACGGTTATCACGATTATCGGCAACCTTACGGCTGACCCGGAGCTGCGCACTATCGGCAGCGGTGCGTCGGTCGCGAGTTTCACGATCGCCTCGACGCCGCGTACGTTCAACCGCCAGACCCAGCAGTGGGAGGACGGCAATGCGCTGTTCATGCGCTGCTCCGCCTGGCGTGACATGGCCGACCATTGCGCGTCCAGCCTTGCCAAGGGCATGCGCGTGATCGCGCAGGGCCGCTTGCAGCAGCGTTCGTACACCGCCAACGACGGGAGCAACCGCACGGTTGTGGAGATGACGGTCGACGAGATCGGCCCGTCCCTACGCTACGCCACCGCCCAGGTGCAACGTCAGTCGTCTTCGAACGGCGGGTTCCAGGGTGGTTCCCGCAACAACGGAGGCTATAACGGCGGCGCCGGCAACAACGGAGGCGGTTATAACCGTGGCGGCAACGGCGGATACCAAGGCGGCGCAGGCTACTCGGGCGGCGCTTCCGCCGGTCAGTCCCAGCCGCAAGGCCAGCCTCAGACCGGCAGCGATCCGTGGGGCAGCTCAGCCAATTCCGGCGACGGGTTCTCGACCTTCGGAGGCAGCTCCGATTTCGGCGGGGATTCCGACGAACCGGAGTTCTAG
- the spxB gene encoding pyruvate oxidase codes for MADKINASDAMIKVLEDWGVNHIFGLPGGSFDSTMNALHNRRKTMKYIQVRHEEAGALAAAGEAKFTGKIGVCFGSAGPGAVHLLNGLYDAKHDHAPVLALVAQVPTAKMNTDYFQEINEGPIFDDVAVYNRTVMTAEQLPAVVDQAIRQAYEHSGVAVVIIPKDLGWTPIDDDFRSTAHDFSRGKLCAQPDPKDVAKAVQILNEAERPLIYFGAGAKDAAEELVALSDKMKIPMMSSALGVGVLPEGQKAYVRSAGRVATKPGVDAAFCADAVLFIGTNMPFTSYFVHPNAKFIQVTIKPTDIGKRHHVDLGIVADAKATLKAMLEAAPNVESRPYYDVIVEDLANWNEWSAAREDLEGTPLEPDTVFARINRNAEPDAIFAVDVGNVTIDGYRMLKVSPKQKISTSAWYATMGYALPAAIGAQESYPDRQVFSISGDGGFAMNIQDIMTQVKYHEPIINIVLTNEALGFIEGEQDDINQPHSGVDLIDGDYADACAALGAKGFEVRTLAELDDAFAQAVANHDGPSVIDVKISGVRPLPVEQLVLDVDEHHTQADVDEFARTYRTQGLVPISKLLERHGLDGHIEPLKRFGSV; via the coding sequence ATGGCTGACAAAATCAATGCATCCGACGCGATGATCAAGGTACTTGAGGATTGGGGCGTGAACCATATTTTCGGGCTTCCCGGAGGGTCGTTCGACTCGACCATGAATGCGCTGCACAACCGGCGGAAGACCATGAAGTACATTCAGGTGCGTCACGAGGAAGCTGGGGCGCTCGCAGCGGCCGGCGAGGCCAAATTCACCGGCAAGATCGGTGTGTGCTTCGGTTCCGCCGGCCCGGGTGCCGTCCACCTCTTGAACGGCCTGTACGACGCGAAGCACGACCACGCTCCGGTGCTTGCGTTGGTCGCCCAGGTGCCCACCGCTAAAATGAACACCGATTATTTCCAGGAAATCAACGAAGGTCCCATCTTCGACGACGTCGCCGTCTACAACCGCACGGTGATGACCGCCGAGCAACTGCCGGCCGTGGTCGATCAGGCCATCCGCCAGGCCTATGAGCATTCCGGTGTCGCCGTGGTCATCATTCCCAAGGACCTGGGCTGGACGCCGATCGATGATGACTTCCGCTCCACCGCGCATGATTTCAGCCGTGGAAAGCTGTGTGCCCAGCCTGATCCAAAGGATGTGGCCAAGGCCGTTCAGATCCTCAACGAGGCTGAACGCCCGTTGATCTACTTCGGAGCCGGCGCCAAGGATGCGGCCGAGGAACTGGTGGCGCTCTCCGACAAGATGAAGATTCCCATGATGTCGTCCGCGTTGGGTGTCGGCGTGCTGCCGGAAGGGCAGAAGGCGTACGTGCGCAGCGCCGGGCGTGTGGCCACCAAGCCGGGCGTGGACGCGGCTTTCTGTGCCGATGCCGTGCTGTTCATCGGCACCAATATGCCCTTTACCTCCTACTTCGTCCATCCGAACGCCAAGTTCATCCAGGTCACCATCAAACCCACGGACATCGGCAAGCGCCACCACGTCGACCTCGGCATCGTGGCGGACGCCAAGGCCACGTTGAAGGCGATGCTTGAGGCGGCTCCGAACGTGGAATCGCGGCCTTATTACGATGTGATAGTGGAAGACCTCGCCAATTGGAACGAATGGTCGGCCGCCCGCGAGGACCTCGAGGGCACGCCGCTCGAGCCCGATACCGTCTTTGCGCGCATCAACCGCAACGCCGAGCCCGACGCCATCTTCGCCGTCGACGTCGGCAACGTCACCATCGACGGTTATCGCATGCTCAAGGTGAGCCCGAAGCAGAAGATCTCGACTTCCGCGTGGTACGCCACGATGGGCTATGCGCTGCCGGCGGCCATCGGCGCGCAGGAGAGCTACCCCGACCGCCAGGTCTTCTCCATCAGCGGCGACGGCGGGTTCGCGATGAACATACAGGACATCATGACGCAGGTGAAGTATCACGAGCCGATCATCAACATCGTGCTGACCAACGAGGCGCTGGGCTTTATCGAAGGTGAGCAGGACGATATCAACCAGCCGCATTCCGGCGTCGACCTGATCGACGGTGACTACGCGGACGCGTGCGCGGCGTTGGGCGCGAAGGGATTCGAGGTCCGCACGCTCGCCGAGCTGGACGACGCGTTCGCCCAGGCGGTGGCGAACCACGACGGCCCGAGCGTCATCGACGTGAAGATCTCCGGCGTCCGCCCGCTGCCCGTCGAGCAGCTGGTGCTCGACGTCGACGAACACCACACCCAGGCCGACGTGGACGAGTTCGCCCGCACCTATCGCACGCAGGGACTGGTGCCTATCAGCAAGTTGCTTGAGCGCCACGGGCTGGACGGCCATATCGAGCCGTTGAAGCGTTTCGGTTCCGTCTGA
- a CDS encoding zinc-ribbon domain-containing protein encodes MKRCVSCGANLDDGAQFCSNCGSAQGGASASAAQTACPKCGTPVNSGMRFCQVCGTPLTPAGTPNAAMPQQAPASAPAMQQPAMPPIPMPQGGAQPTQQFQPVQLSQPAQPAPTQQFQPVQATVPTQSAQFQQGYVQPNQPSDGYADTSSQAGSNGVAEPEASDGGDGDGDGKKTKKGRKKWIAILAIIVVIALIAAGGGLWWHFKHGSDASGSSKATTSVTRKHKAKDSKSKKVGKEVKVSGCQLAPKATLSGVDHSDTTMLASFDLDTKCDKQNQAFKRDKVKVIIEDSNAVVASAVYDFSKQPIAFKGGSAKVTLAYSLSQYWRPFDEIEISETKVTFQPGEAGNGSAAKNVKKALGGADVRDSDIERYSKEALKWQTDHDESRGWDFHSDVFTTQISSKKEGMKAGGKTWEFHDIEQEFLANRIKYPKAILIWGKDFAHYTQNGADASYYVTLSGEPFSDKDAGSNWCKSNNLNADSCMAVKTGSDD; translated from the coding sequence ATGAAGCGTTGCGTATCGTGCGGTGCGAATCTTGATGACGGTGCCCAGTTCTGTTCCAACTGCGGCAGTGCGCAGGGCGGTGCGTCCGCGTCCGCGGCTCAGACAGCATGTCCGAAATGCGGAACTCCTGTCAATTCGGGGATGCGGTTCTGCCAGGTCTGTGGAACCCCCTTGACGCCTGCGGGCACGCCGAACGCCGCGATGCCGCAGCAGGCTCCTGCCTCTGCCCCTGCTATGCAGCAACCCGCGATGCCGCCGATTCCGATGCCTCAGGGCGGTGCACAGCCGACCCAGCAGTTCCAACCTGTCCAGCTCTCCCAGCCGGCGCAGCCTGCTCCGACCCAGCAGTTCCAGCCCGTGCAGGCAACGGTTCCAACGCAGTCCGCTCAATTCCAGCAGGGTTATGTGCAGCCGAACCAGCCGAGCGATGGGTATGCCGACACGTCCTCGCAGGCGGGTTCCAACGGCGTTGCAGAGCCGGAGGCCTCCGACGGCGGCGATGGTGACGGTGACGGCAAAAAGACCAAAAAGGGCAGGAAGAAGTGGATCGCCATCCTGGCCATCATCGTGGTGATCGCGTTGATCGCGGCAGGCGGTGGGCTCTGGTGGCACTTCAAGCACGGTTCCGACGCGTCCGGTTCGTCCAAGGCCACCACGTCGGTGACCCGCAAGCACAAGGCCAAGGATTCCAAATCCAAGAAGGTCGGCAAAGAGGTCAAGGTCTCTGGCTGCCAGCTCGCACCGAAGGCGACGCTGAGCGGCGTCGACCACAGCGACACCACGATGCTGGCCAGCTTCGACCTCGACACCAAGTGCGACAAGCAGAACCAGGCGTTCAAGCGTGACAAGGTCAAGGTCATCATCGAAGACAGCAACGCTGTGGTGGCCTCGGCCGTCTACGATTTCTCCAAGCAGCCGATCGCGTTCAAGGGCGGGTCCGCCAAGGTCACGCTGGCGTACAGCCTCTCCCAGTACTGGCGCCCGTTCGACGAGATCGAGATCTCGGAAACCAAGGTCACTTTCCAGCCCGGCGAGGCCGGCAACGGGTCGGCGGCAAAGAACGTGAAAAAGGCCTTGGGAGGTGCCGATGTGCGCGACAGCGACATCGAGCGCTACTCCAAGGAAGCGCTGAAATGGCAGACGGACCACGACGAGAGCCGCGGTTGGGACTTCCACAGTGACGTATTCACCACTCAGATCTCCAGCAAGAAGGAAGGCATGAAGGCCGGGGGCAAGACCTGGGAATTCCACGACATCGAGCAGGAATTCCTCGCCAACCGCATCAAATACCCGAAGGCCATCCTGATTTGGGGCAAGGATTTCGCGCATTACACTCAGAACGGCGCCGACGCCAGCTATTACGTCACCCTTTCCGGCGAGCCCTTCTCCGACAAGGACGCCGGCAGCAACTGGTGCAAGTCCAACAACCTCAATGCCGACTCGTGCATGGCCGTCAAGACCGGATCCGACGACTGA
- the rpsR gene encoding 30S ribosomal protein S18, whose translation MSRKRPKPPVKPFKKKPNPLKAAKITEIDYKDTTLLRKFISDRGKIRSRRITGVTIQEQREISRAIKNAREMALLPYATNGR comes from the coding sequence ATGTCACGTAAAAGGCCAAAACCACCAGTCAAGCCGTTTAAGAAAAAGCCGAACCCGCTGAAGGCTGCGAAGATCACCGAGATCGATTACAAGGACACCACGCTGCTGCGCAAGTTCATCTCCGACCGCGGCAAGATTCGCTCGCGTCGCATCACCGGCGTGACCATCCAGGAGCAGCGCGAGATTTCCCGCGCCATCAAGAACGCGCGTGAGATGGCCCTGCTGCCTTACGCCACCAACGGCCGCTGA
- a CDS encoding MFS transporter has product MNRSRRGGGQDRQDDKTRLHHHSRNAPITLGNAIGYGIGDIFGGGQLTLIGTYLVLFWTRFCGMSISLAQSVVGLSAIISGVAALSFGILGDNLYRFPIGRHFGRRHFFLMLVPPLILVGILLWIPGLPFVVYFLVYVLWVTVAQLFASAYNTLPGEMAYGFDDRTKLSTVRLLISGASGTLILLIGGGTLSVFGEHRPAGYMMFTIAITICFALAVFICWKSTWEMTPEEAGFGRYVNDAAGKAKVESHLSVRAEVKLWRHRLAVMFREYASTLRIAIFRRHLALYLLMLTAGDVFGQTFVFFVIYDWNKSAAFASLLLSSGIITVPLNPLFGATMIKVGPKRMYQASFAASLIGLAWIFAAWRLVGVIAEPWWTVFAVAGALFFFIAKAPSGYLPWAVFPFIADVDQVVSGRYRASTFTGIQAGLRQLTSGLSSIVVGAILGFVGFDSSRRVQSVLAGNGLGALMIGWYALSVVICIVVARRFNLDKRTDGIALAESARVASGGDPRSVDPSVRVTLEDLTGQPYGR; this is encoded by the coding sequence TTGAATCGGTCTCGGCGAGGAGGCGGACAAGACAGGCAAGACGACAAGACGCGACTTCATCATCACTCTCGCAACGCCCCGATTACGTTGGGCAATGCCATAGGTTACGGTATCGGCGACATTTTCGGCGGAGGTCAGCTTACGCTGATCGGCACCTACCTGGTGCTGTTCTGGACGCGGTTCTGTGGCATGTCCATCTCGTTGGCCCAATCGGTGGTGGGGCTGAGCGCCATCATCAGCGGCGTCGCGGCTCTTTCGTTCGGTATCCTCGGCGATAATCTCTATCGTTTTCCGATTGGTCGTCATTTTGGCCGTCGGCATTTCTTCCTTATGCTGGTGCCTCCACTGATTCTGGTCGGTATCCTGCTGTGGATTCCCGGCCTGCCGTTTGTGGTTTATTTCCTCGTCTATGTATTGTGGGTCACCGTCGCCCAGCTGTTCGCCTCCGCATACAACACGCTGCCCGGCGAGATGGCGTACGGCTTCGACGACCGCACCAAGCTCTCGACCGTACGTCTGCTGATTTCCGGGGCTTCCGGCACGCTGATTCTGCTCATCGGTGGAGGCACGCTTTCGGTGTTCGGCGAGCACAGGCCGGCTGGATACATGATGTTCACCATCGCCATCACGATTTGCTTTGCTCTGGCTGTCTTCATCTGTTGGAAAAGCACGTGGGAGATGACGCCCGAGGAGGCGGGATTCGGTCGGTATGTCAATGATGCGGCTGGGAAAGCAAAGGTTGAAAGCCATCTTTCGGTACGTGCGGAAGTCAAGCTGTGGCGGCATCGCCTTGCCGTCATGTTCCGCGAATACGCCAGCACGCTGCGCATCGCGATTTTCCGTCGCCACCTGGCGCTCTACCTGCTGATGCTCACCGCCGGCGACGTGTTCGGCCAGACTTTCGTGTTCTTCGTCATCTATGACTGGAACAAATCCGCCGCGTTCGCCTCGTTGCTCTTAAGTTCCGGCATCATCACCGTGCCGCTGAACCCGCTGTTCGGCGCGACCATGATCAAGGTCGGTCCGAAACGCATGTATCAGGCGAGTTTCGCCGCGAGCCTCATCGGCCTGGCTTGGATTTTCGCCGCATGGCGTTTGGTCGGGGTGATCGCGGAACCGTGGTGGACGGTGTTCGCCGTCGCCGGCGCCCTGTTCTTCTTCATTGCCAAGGCCCCTTCCGGTTATCTGCCGTGGGCCGTCTTCCCGTTCATCGCCGACGTCGATCAGGTCGTGTCCGGCAGATATCGCGCCTCGACATTCACCGGCATACAGGCAGGATTGCGTCAGTTGACTTCGGGGCTTTCCTCGATTGTCGTCGGTGCTATCTTGGGATTCGTCGGTTTCGACTCCTCGCGCCGGGTTCAGAGCGTGTTGGCGGGTAATGGCTTGGGAGCGTTGATGATCGGCTGGTACGCGCTTTCCGTCGTCATCTGCATTGTCGTGGCGCGTCGGTTCAACCTTGACAAGCGCACGGACGGCATCGCCCTCGCCGAGTCCGCCCGCGTCGCTTCCGGTGGTGACCCGCGCAGCGTCGATCCGTCTGTTCGTGTCACGCTGGAAGACCTGACCGGCCAGCCCTACGGGCGGTGA
- a CDS encoding SDR family oxidoreductase, which yields MVNRLDGKVALVSGGASGIGLAIAKKFVDEGAKVALADINAENGEKVADELGENAMFVTLDVTQEDQWEQAFKDVIAKFGKVNVVVNNAGIGVGNNIETIPLKQWDQTVAINGTGMMLGTKHGVQNLKNFGGGSIINMCSIEGLIGESINLAYDFTKGGVRLMTKSAALYCAENHLNIRVNTIHPGYIHTPMVDPHPELVALEESKTPMGHLGDPEDIAWMAVFLASDESKFSTGSEFVADGGYTAQ from the coding sequence ATGGTAAATCGTCTTGACGGCAAAGTTGCCCTGGTTTCCGGTGGCGCTTCGGGCATCGGCCTGGCAATCGCTAAGAAGTTCGTCGACGAAGGCGCCAAGGTCGCTTTGGCCGATATCAACGCAGAGAACGGCGAGAAGGTCGCAGACGAGCTCGGTGAAAACGCCATGTTCGTCACCCTCGACGTTACCCAAGAGGATCAGTGGGAGCAGGCGTTCAAGGACGTCATCGCCAAGTTCGGCAAGGTCAACGTCGTGGTCAACAACGCCGGCATCGGCGTGGGCAACAACATCGAGACCATCCCGCTCAAGCAGTGGGACCAGACCGTCGCGATCAACGGCACCGGCATGATGCTCGGCACCAAGCACGGCGTGCAGAACCTGAAGAACTTCGGCGGCGGCTCGATTATCAACATGTGCTCCATTGAGGGTCTGATCGGCGAGTCCATCAACCTCGCCTACGACTTCACCAAGGGCGGCGTGCGCCTGATGACCAAGTCCGCGGCTCTCTATTGCGCCGAGAACCATCTGAACATCCGCGTCAACACCATTCACCCCGGATACATCCACACCCCGATGGTCGATCCGCATCCGGAACTGGTCGCGCTCGAAGAGTCCAAGACCCCTATGGGCCACTTGGGCGATCCTGAGGACATCGCCTGGATGGCTGTGTTCCTGGCCAGCGACGAGTCCAAGTTCTCCACGGGCTCCGAGTTCGTGGCCGACGGCGGCTACACCGCTCAGTGA
- a CDS encoding DUF3152 domain-containing protein codes for MVALIVVVAVVFGCRAVISAVRGHDDSPTRQHSSSAVSKADSQRARQVKKRGKSKPPKPDLTKATPLKPLTDQSRASILATAQKTVAASGKPAQQYSYCVSTKGNVGDAKVGQVFENTIFRTLNDPRGWPRAGATFTYSADSSSCDFVIYLSQPSLMTTFSGNCSDEYSCRVGNNVIINVDRWNGATPQMLNAGMSLDRYRTMVINHEVGHRLGHIDNEPSCQASGALAPLMQEQSMDLRGCKPNEWPLDSELWIQ; via the coding sequence ATGGTGGCGTTGATAGTGGTTGTCGCCGTCGTTTTCGGCTGCAGGGCGGTGATATCCGCGGTCCGCGGCCATGATGATTCTCCGACGCGGCAACATTCGTCTTCGGCCGTCTCAAAGGCCGATTCCCAGCGGGCCAGGCAGGTGAAAAAGCGCGGCAAAAGCAAGCCGCCGAAACCTGATTTGACCAAGGCGACCCCGTTGAAACCCCTGACCGATCAAAGCCGCGCCTCGATTCTCGCCACTGCGCAAAAGACGGTGGCGGCCAGCGGCAAGCCGGCCCAGCAATATTCCTATTGTGTGAGCACGAAGGGCAACGTGGGCGACGCCAAGGTCGGACAAGTCTTCGAAAACACGATTTTCCGTACGCTGAACGACCCGCGTGGCTGGCCGCGTGCCGGCGCGACCTTCACGTACAGCGCCGATTCCAGTAGCTGCGATTTCGTCATCTATCTTTCGCAGCCGTCGCTGATGACCACGTTCTCGGGCAACTGCTCCGACGAATACAGCTGTCGCGTGGGCAACAACGTCATCATCAACGTGGACCGTTGGAACGGCGCCACCCCGCAGATGCTGAACGCCGGGATGTCGCTTGACCGCTACCGCACCATGGTCATCAACCACGAGGTCGGCCATCGTCTCGGCCATATCGACAACGAACCTTCCTGCCAGGCTTCAGGAGCTCTGGCTCCGCTCATGCAGGAGCAGTCGATGGACCTGCGCGGCTGCAAGCCCAACGAATGGCCGTTGGATTCCGAGCTCTGGATCCAATGA
- the rplI gene encoding 50S ribosomal protein L9, with product MAETKVILTKSVSNLGHSGDVVEVKPGYARNYLIPQGLAFAWSKNAASQIEAMKRARLAKSVATREDAVAAKAAIDGTVVELSAKVSESGKLFGGISTMDIASALESKAAVDPKAIKVETIKTTGEFPATVALHPEISASFTVKVVAE from the coding sequence ATGGCTGAAACCAAAGTTATTCTCACCAAGTCCGTCTCCAACCTCGGTCACTCCGGTGACGTCGTCGAGGTCAAGCCCGGCTATGCACGCAACTACCTGATCCCGCAGGGCCTCGCCTTCGCGTGGAGCAAGAACGCCGCTTCTCAGATTGAGGCGATGAAGCGCGCACGTCTGGCCAAGTCCGTGGCCACCCGTGAAGACGCCGTGGCCGCCAAGGCCGCCATCGACGGCACCGTCGTCGAGTTGAGCGCCAAGGTCTCCGAGTCCGGCAAGCTGTTCGGTGGCATCTCCACCATGGACATCGCTTCCGCTCTGGAATCCAAGGCCGCCGTCGATCCGAAGGCGATCAAGGTCGAGACCATCAAGACCACCGGCGAATTCCCCGCCACCGTGGCCCTGCACCCGGAAATCTCCGCGAGCTTCACTGTGAAGGTCGTCGCCGAGTAA
- a CDS encoding MFS transporter, with translation MQEERVSTQTKLSIAAAALLSFTGILTETSLNVTFPTMTREFGLPLSTIQLLTSGYLLMVTIVMSTSSFLLKRFDTRLLFRCAVIVSIVGTVLCCLPLNYWLLLLGRLLQAAATGVSTPLMINVILALVPVSRRGTYVGVANMVTSFAPALGPTYGGLINYYFSWRIIFVFTLPLLIVAWVLGETNLRLKAQGAGKSFDGIGLVLLSFFMVSFTEIFDQFGAGGGWSYKVAIAIVVAAVLLGLFIWRCLASKSPLLNLRLFKNPIVSLRGANYAILQFINIGSSFLLPVFAENFLGIDSLAAGLMLLPGSLLGAAIAPFVGRLYDRRGPTLVLLVSNISLIIGATALWAMTGKASVVILTLLYMFLRAGFNFGYGNTMSDASKFVSGAQQTDFNSLFNVLQQYAGSLGTTVLSASLSFSEARIPHNIKAASAAGATNAFALLIILALVALAITLVSIKVRKNPSVEMQKVEI, from the coding sequence TTGCAAGAAGAACGCGTATCTACACAGACAAAACTATCCATCGCCGCAGCGGCGCTGCTTTCGTTTACGGGCATCCTTACCGAGACGTCGCTGAACGTCACCTTCCCGACGATGACGCGGGAATTCGGCCTGCCGCTTTCGACCATCCAGCTGCTGACCTCCGGCTACCTGCTGATGGTCACCATCGTGATGAGCACGTCGTCGTTCCTGCTCAAGCGCTTTGACACCCGTCTGCTCTTCCGCTGCGCCGTCATCGTCAGCATCGTCGGCACCGTGCTGTGCTGCCTGCCCTTGAACTACTGGCTGCTGCTGCTTGGCCGTCTGCTTCAGGCGGCGGCCACGGGCGTCTCCACTCCCTTGATGATCAACGTCATCCTCGCGTTGGTGCCGGTGAGCCGACGCGGCACCTACGTCGGCGTGGCTAACATGGTCACGTCGTTCGCCCCCGCGCTCGGCCCCACCTACGGCGGCCTCATCAATTACTACTTCTCCTGGCGCATCATTTTCGTATTCACGCTGCCGCTGCTTATCGTCGCGTGGGTCTTGGGAGAGACGAACCTGCGGCTGAAGGCGCAGGGAGCCGGCAAGTCCTTCGACGGCATCGGATTGGTGCTGCTGAGCTTCTTCATGGTCAGCTTCACCGAGATCTTCGACCAGTTCGGAGCAGGCGGCGGCTGGTCGTACAAAGTCGCCATCGCCATCGTCGTGGCGGCGGTCCTGCTCGGGCTGTTCATCTGGCGTTGCTTGGCCAGCAAGTCCCCGTTGCTCAACCTTCGCCTGTTCAAGAATCCGATCGTGAGTCTGCGCGGCGCGAATTACGCCATCCTGCAGTTCATCAATATCGGCAGCTCCTTCCTGCTGCCGGTGTTCGCCGAGAACTTCCTCGGCATCGATTCGCTGGCCGCCGGGCTGATGCTCCTGCCGGGTTCCCTGCTCGGCGCCGCCATCGCCCCGTTCGTGGGCCGGCTCTACGACCGCCGCGGCCCGACGCTGGTGCTCTTGGTCTCCAACATCTCGCTGATCATAGGGGCCACTGCGCTGTGGGCCATGACCGGCAAGGCGAGTGTGGTGATCCTGACCCTGCTTTATATGTTCCTGCGTGCCGGTTTCAATTTCGGTTACGGCAACACGATGTCGGACGCCAGCAAGTTCGTCTCCGGCGCTCAGCAGACCGATTTCAACTCGCTGTTCAACGTGCTGCAGCAGTATGCCGGATCGCTCGGGACGACGGTGCTTTCCGCGTCGCTTTCCTTCAGCGAAGCCCGCATTCCGCACAATATCAAGGCGGCGTCGGCGGCCGGAGCCACGAATGCCTTCGCCCTGCTGATTATCCTGGCGCTGGTGGCGCTGGCGATCACACTGGTTTCCATCAAGGTGCGCAAGAACCCGTCCGTCGAAATGCAGAAAGTCGAAATCTGA
- a CDS encoding MIP/aquaporin family protein yields the protein MEFSLSAKLAAEFIGTAFLMIFGNGAVANTELKGTKGHGTGWLNIAMGYGFGVMFPVMMIGSVSGAHINPAMTIGQAVNGLFPWSEVLPYIIAQLLGAALGQLIIYITYLPYYKMETSPDAIFATFSTTEASGNKVVYFLNELFGTLVLVLGALCMLSLPWGKKDPAAAAIVVGLIVWGLVTSMGGSTGPGLNPARDLVPRFLHWILPIPNKGGSRWGEAWIPVIAPIIGAIIGAWIFKVCFG from the coding sequence ATGGAATTCTCACTTAGCGCAAAGCTGGCGGCCGAGTTCATCGGCACGGCTTTCCTGATGATATTCGGCAACGGCGCGGTCGCCAATACCGAACTGAAGGGCACGAAAGGCCACGGCACCGGCTGGCTCAACATAGCGATGGGCTATGGTTTCGGCGTCATGTTCCCGGTGATGATGATTGGCTCGGTCTCCGGCGCGCATATCAACCCCGCGATGACCATCGGCCAGGCGGTCAACGGGCTCTTCCCGTGGAGCGAGGTGCTGCCCTATATCATCGCGCAGCTTCTGGGCGCGGCTCTGGGCCAGTTGATCATCTATATCACCTATCTTCCGTATTACAAGATGGAGACCAGTCCGGACGCCATTTTCGCGACATTCAGCACCACTGAGGCCTCCGGCAACAAGGTCGTCTATTTCCTCAACGAGCTCTTCGGCACCCTCGTCCTCGTGCTCGGGGCGCTGTGCATGCTCTCCCTGCCTTGGGGCAAGAAGGACCCGGCCGCCGCGGCCATCGTCGTCGGCCTCATCGTCTGGGGCCTGGTGACCTCCATGGGCGGCTCCACCGGCCCCGGCCTCAACCCGGCCCGCGACCTCGTGCCGCGCTTCCTGCACTGGATCCTCCCCATCCCGAACAAGGGCGGTTCTCGCTGGGGTGAGGCCTGGATTCCGGTGATCGCCCCGATTATCGGCGCCATCATCGGTGCTTGGATCTTCAAGGTCTGCTTCGGCTGA